The following DNA comes from Spartobacteria bacterium.
TGAGCGACGGGCACATCCCCCTCCGCATGAAACATCTGCTCGGTTTGCGTATAACAGTGGAGTGCCTCATCAAACCGGTGAAGCAATGTATAAATGCGCGCCTCCGCCACGGCCACAGCCGCGCGCTGACGAAAGCTCAATGAATTAATTTCGGACGGTGGTTCATTGAGGAGCAACACCGCCTGTTCCAGAGAATCCGCATCACCTTCCTGCATCATCAGTGACACAAAAGCATTGTAGGCGTCGGGATTAGAAAGAAACTCATCTGCAAGCAACTGCTGCGCCTCCGCATACTTTCCCACATTCATGGCCGAAATGGCATAATAGATACGAAAGGAAGAGACAATTGCCCCATATTCTAAATCAGAAGGGGCTCGGCTCGCCGCAGAAAAAAAACGATACGCATGATCCATCATTCGCATGCTGAAATACAAATGCCCCAGCGTTTCATTAAGGCGGGCATCGTCCGGCAGAACCAGCAGCCCCTCAAGTAAATAGTCGATCGCGTCTTCAGGATTGTCATCAATCGAAAGCATGGCCAGATGCAGAAATGGATCCGCCTGCGGGGGATCAAGTTTGGTTGCCAATCTAAAATTAAGCACGGCCTTTTCCCGTTCACCCATTTTCTCATACAACTCGCCGAGGTAATAATAGGCCTGCGGGCTAAACGGGCTGCGACGGTTTATGGCCTCCAGCGACTTGGCGGCATTTTCTATTTCGCCGCGTGCGGCGTAGCACAAGGCCAGCTTTTTCTGCGCCTCTAAATCATCAGGCTGTATTTGTGTTAGTTTTTCATACACTGGCACCGCCGCGTCAATTTGGCCATCGGCAATATATGATTCGCCTAAAAAAAGCAGATAATCCACATCATCGCGGTGCAGCGCACTATGCTCCACCATGGTTTCCAACGACTGCTTACGATAAATATCCTGCGACTCAGGATCCGTGCTCTGCTCTGATTTAAGCATATAAAGCTGTGCAAGCGTAAGGATCACTTGAGCAGAATTCGGCATATTTTTTGCGGCCCGCTCCATAACCAGAATCGCTTTTTCCATCTGTTCCTCGGCCAAATAGGCCGATGCCAAATCGGTATAAATATCGGGGTTCCCCGGATCCAGCCGCATAGCATGACGAAAAGAAGCCAACGCCAACGGCTCATTTCCACTCGCTTTTGCCAAGGCCCCGAGCCACACATACCCGTCAACATGCTCAGGTCGCTGCTGGGTCAATTTTTTCAGTATGGCCAAACCACTGTCCGCATCACCGAGTTCATTGTACACGCCCGCAGTACGCAGGTATAACATATCAAAATCCGGATTCAATAAGATGGAGTGCTTGTAGCGAGCCAATGCAGCGGGCAACCTTCCGGCAAGCTGATCAGAAATACCTGCGGCATAGGACGCAACAGAGCGAGCAAACTGCCTTTGGCTGGGCGACAACGCATCAGGTTCAATGGGTGAAAAACGGTGAAGACGAGAAGATGATTCCGCAGCCTGTTCGTTTTCTGAGACAGAAATATCTGCAGAAACGACCGGAGTTCCCGTCATTTCATTCGTCGGGGATTCATTTATAAAAGTATGCGAAGAAACAGAAAAGGCCGATGAATCATCAGCCTTTTCTGAATCTAAAGCGATACAACCAGGCATTCCGACACATACAATCAAGCGCAGACTCCAATTCACGATGATTTGGAAACCATGCGACAGGTTCATTGTACACACCATCCCGCGCCAGGACGATACACGCCTCTATTTCTTTTTGTGGCGATCGGCACGTAAACGCTTTCTGCGTTTATGTTTGGCCATTTTCGCCCGACGTTTTTTCTTAATGCTTCCCATGGATATACCCTATTTTCTATGGTTTACGGTATTACTTTGTTCAGTGAAAGTTCAATGATATCACAGGCACCGTTATCTTTCAGTGCAGGTAATATTTCGCGAACAATGCATTCTTCTACAACAGATTCGACAGAGCACCACCCCTCACCACTTAGGCGGTTGATTGTTGGTGCATGCATAGAGGGCAAAACCTCCAGCACTTTTTCCAAATCCGTTTCCAACACGTTCATTTTAATTAAAACGCGTGTTTCTGCCATCAGAGCACTGCTTAACAACAATGACAACTGCTCAATTTTTTTGCGTTTTCCTGCATCTTCCCAGCTCGCTTTGTTGGCTATCAGCCGGGTCGTGGATTCCAGCACCGTATCCACGATGCGTAGATTGTTCGCAACCAGCGACGAGCCGGTTTCCGTTATTTCGACAATTGCATCGACCAAATCCGGTGCCTTAACTTCAGTGGCTCCCCAGGAAAATTCTACAGCAGCAGTGACTCCATGCTTCTTCAAATAGCGTTCGGTCAATCCTACCCCTTCCGTAGCGATCCGCTTGCCTTCCAAGTCTTTAACCGAATGAATCGGTGAATCGTCCGGAACAGCAACAACCCATCGTACGGGGCGCAGCCCCTGTTTTGCATAAATCAGCTCCGCGACTTCAACT
Coding sequences within:
- a CDS encoding tetratricopeptide repeat protein gives rise to the protein MVCTMNLSHGFQIIVNWSLRLIVCVGMPGCIALDSEKADDSSAFSVSSHTFINESPTNEMTGTPVVSADISVSENEQAAESSSRLHRFSPIEPDALSPSQRQFARSVASYAAGISDQLAGRLPAALARYKHSILLNPDFDMLYLRTAGVYNELGDADSGLAILKKLTQQRPEHVDGYVWLGALAKASGNEPLALASFRHAMRLDPGNPDIYTDLASAYLAEEQMEKAILVMERAAKNMPNSAQVILTLAQLYMLKSEQSTDPESQDIYRKQSLETMVEHSALHRDDVDYLLFLGESYIADGQIDAAVPVYEKLTQIQPDDLEAQKKLALCYAARGEIENAAKSLEAINRRSPFSPQAYYYLGELYEKMGEREKAVLNFRLATKLDPPQADPFLHLAMLSIDDNPEDAIDYLLEGLLVLPDDARLNETLGHLYFSMRMMDHAYRFFSAASRAPSDLEYGAIVSSFRIYYAISAMNVGKYAEAQQLLADEFLSNPDAYNAFVSLMMQEGDADSLEQAVLLLNEPPSEINSLSFRQRAAVAVAEARIYTLLHRFDEALHCYTQTEQMFHAEGDVPVAHPALFYFMFGALQESMGNQDEALRLMNEALAYDGENADAYNYIAYMWAEKGVNLRKAEKYINKALAIDPGNAAFQDTLGWIYFLQGRYSEALLYIEKARQQLPEDEIIADHLFQVQERLKK
- a CDS encoding AURKAIP1/COX24 domain-containing protein, with the translated sequence MGSIKKKRRAKMAKHKRRKRLRADRHKKK
- a CDS encoding ATP phosphoribosyltransferase, which encodes MTKIVLGLPKGSLQEATYTMMKKAGFTIRASSRSYKPKVDDPDIDARLIRAQEISRYVESGMLDVGMTGYDWIYENRSDVVEVAELIYAKQGLRPVRWVVAVPDDSPIHSVKDLEGKRIATEGVGLTERYLKKHGVTAAVEFSWGATEVKAPDLVDAIVEITETGSSLVANNLRIVDTVLESTTRLIANKASWEDAGKRKKIEQLSLLLSSALMAETRVLIKMNVLETDLEKVLEVLPSMHAPTINRLSGEGWCSVESVVEECIVREILPALKDNGACDIIELSLNKVIP